GGTGAACGCCTCGCGCACGTGTTCGATCGCGTCCTCGTGCTCCATTCGGAGGGTCGCCCGTTCTTGCCCGATGTCGCCCGCGGCGATCGCGCTCGGATCGATAGGTAGCGTCATTGGATCGACGTACGTCGCGCGAGAATGAAAAAGTACGGACTTGTCTGTATTGTGCACACCCGAGACCGATTCACTCGATCGCGCTTGCTCTTGATCCGGTCGATCGCATACCCCCGAGCCGGGATCACAACGGAATCGGGAGCCACCGAAGCGCCGCCAGCACGTCCTCCGGTGGGATGAGGGGGTCGTGGAGGATCAGCCAGTCGAGCAGGGTCAAGCCGAGTCCGTGGGCGACGATGGAGGGCAGAAGCGACTGGCTGTGGTAGTCGACCGCACCGAAGAGGACGTCAGTGGGTCCCGAAAGGAGGAGTTCGATCGGGGGTTTCCCGACGTGATGCAGCGCGTAGACGACCGGGCTGATGAAGACGCTCTTGAACCCGAACTCGTCGCTGACGCCGACGCAGAGCAGCCCGCGGTAGTAGGTCTCGGCGGCGATGACGACGAGCAGTTGCTGGACCGTGTGCGGGAGGAACTGTCCGAGCGCGGTGGTCGTCTCCCACATCGGGTAGTACGTGCGGATGCTCGGCAGCGACGAGCCGACGAGATAGAACGGCAGCACGAAGGCCGCGAGGAGGAGCGTGTCGCGGACGGCGGTGCGGTCGACGCGAAACCCGAGCCGCCGCCCGTGCGAGAGGGCCAGACTGACCGGGATCAGGAAAAACAAGATCACGTCGCGGACGACCCGCGCCGTGAGGCTCGACGGCGGGACCGACCACGTGCTCCACAGCACCGAGAGGACCAATCCGACCAACAGCGACCGCTGGAGCCAACTCAGTTCGCCGACGGCGGTCCGGATGCGGGCGTTTACGGACACCGTCGCACGCGTCGTTACTCGGTGGCGACTGGTTCGTCGCCGACGACGTCCTTCACGAGTGAGACGAACGTCTGCCGAGAGTCGACGTACGTCTCGTCGACCTCTTCGAGCACGTCCGAGAGCGTCTGCGGCCCCGAGGGCGTTCGGATGACGCTGTCGCCTTCCTGTGCGATGATTCGGCTCATCTCGTGGGGCCACGTGAGGCGCGCGGCGACGCGCGCGAGGGGCTGACCCTCCACAGGCGTCTCCTCGCCCAACTCGACGACGGGGCCCGCTGATTCCTCCTCGTCTGCCATACGCGTCGATTTGCCATCACTGACAATAATCCCTTCGACACGCTCTGCGATTCCCGAGAGTCGGCGTTACAGGCGGTCGATTCGTCCGCCGATATCGCCGTCCACCGCCGCTTCCAGCGCCGAATCGTCGACGTCGCGCGCCGCCGATACCGACGTCGACGTTCGTCGTGCGCCCGTCTGACGCATCGTTTTGTGTGGTGACTACGAAGAGGGGCTATGCCCAGTCTCTCGGAGGTCTACAGGGGAAAGCAAACGGGGGCGAGCCTCCGCCGACTGCTCTTCGGATTGGGGCTGTTTCTCGCGGGGGGCCTCCTCGTCGTCTCGGGGATCGTCGTCGCGACCACCGATCTCCTGTACGGATCGGACGTGGCGGCGCTGACGGCCAAACGACAGCTCGGAGCCGTCCTCGCCGGCGTCGGCATCCCGTCGGTGTTCCTCGGAATCTTCGCCGTGCTCCCGTCGGGGCGGCTCACCAAGGCCGCGGCGGTCGTCGGTGCCGGGGTCGCCGTCGTCGGCGTCGCGCTGTTCACGTACGCGTACCCCTGCCACTGGTCGGGGTCGCTCTGCGCCGACAGCACCCCGGATCTGACGCTTCTGACCGTCGGTATCTACTTTCTCGGCGCGATGCTCACCTTCTGGTGTCTGTTCGTCGGCGTCGCGAACTTCAAGACGCGAAACGACCCCGGCGGCACCGCGATGGTCAGCGTGACGCGCCGGCACGAGACGACGTACGTCCCCGTCGAACGCCCCCGCAGTGGGTTCGGCGGCATCGGCTTCTTCGGCGGCACGCCCGACGGCGAGGTCGAAACCCAGACCGGCAGCGCGGGACCGGGGCCCGCTTCCGACGGCGGGAGCGACGCCGAGGTTATCTCCTCGCCGCTGGACGACTCGTCGGCGACGCCGTCGAACCCCGCCACACCGACGTCGCCCTCGCGGTCGGCCTCGTCCACCCCCTCGGAACCGGCATCGCCCTCGACACGCGCCCCCTCGCAGCCGAGCGCGGGCCCGTCCGGAAATCGAAACTTCGACGCCGCCGACAGCTACTGCGGCAACTGCGCGCACTTCGAGTACGTCCGAACCGAATCGGGGATTGAACCCTACTGCGGTGCCCACGAGGAACTGATGGACGACATGGACCCCTGCGAGGAGTGGACGCCGCGGCCGGATCGGTGAGATCGATCAACCCGCTGCGAGTTATTTTCTGACGCCCGCGAGCGTCGCTCGCACGTCGTCCCAGTGACTCCCCTTCCAGAACACCTGCCCGCAGTCGCGACACCGCCAGCAGGCCGTCTCCGCGGGATCGGGCATCCCACTCGAAAGCGACTCGTCGGCGTCGACGCGTCCGAGTTCGCCGTTGCACGCGCCGCAGCGACGCGGCGGATCCGCGAGCGACAGGTCGAAGCCCGCCTCGTAGAGCGCGTCGAGCTGTTCGACCACGTCGCGGCTCGTCAGCAACACCGCGTCGTCGACGCGCGCCGCGAGGTCGACGTCCCGCGTGACGAGCGTTCGACCCGACCGCTCGGCCCACGCGGCGATGTCGGCGTCCGACGGGCTCTCGGTCGTCGAGGCGGACTCGGAGGTGCGTTCAGTCCCGGCCCCGTCCTCCGGATCGAGCACGTACGCCGCGTCGTAGCCGCACATCCGCAGGTACGTCGCCAGTTTGCCGCACATCGCGTCGACGAGGAGTCGTTCGCTCATCGCTCTCACACCGGCTCGACGTCCGTCAGTGCAGGAACGTCTCGAGGTCGTCGACGTCCCACGCGTTCAGCACGTCGTCGCGCTCGCACCATCCTCGCCGGGCCGTGTGCACCCCATACCGGACGTAGTCGAGCGCCCCGGGCGCGTGGGCGTCGGTGTCGATCGCGATCGTCGCGCCCTGTTCGACGGCGACGCGGACGAGTTCGCCCCAGAGATCCAAGCGGGCCGGGTCCGCGTTGATCTCCAGTGCCGTCCCGGCGTCGGCCGCCGCCTCGACGAGCCGTGCGATGTCGAGGTCGAGGCCCTCGCGCTCGTTGATGAGCCGGCCGGTCGGATGGCCCAAGATGTCGACGCTCGGATGTTCGACGGCGCGGACGAGTCGCTCAGTGGCGGTCTCGCGGTCCTGCCCGAGTGCCGCGTGCGGCGAGGCGACGACGACGTCGAGGTCGGCGAGCAGGTCGTCGCCGGTCGAGAGCCCCCCCTCGGCGTCGATGTTGGTCTCGACGCCGTGGAAGAGTTTCAGGTCCGCATCCAGCGTCTCTCCGAGCGCCTCTCGGACCGAGTCGACCGCGTCCGTCTGCTCGCGAAGTTCCGCGTCCGAGAGCCCCACGCCGCCGACCATCCCGGGGCCGGTCGCGTGGTCCGTCACGGCGTAGTAGTCGTAGCCGCGCTCGGCGGCGGCCTCGACCATCTCCTCGATCGACGCGCGGCCGTCGGACCAGTCAGTGTGGGTGTGCAGGTCGCCGCGGACGTCGCTCTCCTCGAGGAGGGCTGGAAGCGTCCCCTCGTGCGCGGCGTCGATCTCGCCGGTCCCCTCGCGGATCTCCGGCGGGATGAGCGGCAGATCGAGCGCCGCGTACATCGATTCCTCGGTCTCGCCCGCGACGCGCTCGCCGATCCGCTGGTCCGCGTCGGGCTCGTCGACCTCCGAGACGTCGAAGACGCCGTACTCGTTCATCTTCAGCCCACGGCCGATCGCGAGGTTCCGGAGTTCGACGTTGTGCTCTTTGCTTCCGGTGAAGTACTGCAGCGCCGCGCCGAACTCCTCGGGGACGACCACCCGCAGATCCACGCGGATGCCGTCGACGCGGACGCCCGCCTTGTGCTCGCCCGCCTCGATGACGTCGTTCGCGGCGGGCCACTCGACGAACGCGTCGACGACCCGCGCGCCCGACTCGGCGGCGACGAGGACGTCGACGTCGCCGATCGTGTCGCGCCACCGTCGGAGCGAGCCGGCGACGTCGGCCCGTTCGACGGCGTCGACGTCGCGCAGGTACGCGAGCGCGTCCTCCCCGAGGGGCAGCGCGTCCCCGAGCCGCTCGCGCTCTCTCGCCTGCCGCGCGAACGCGATGTTCTCGCGGATGTTCTCCTCGGTCTTCGCGCCGAATCCCTTCACCTCTCGAATCTGCCCGCTCTCGGCCGCCGCTTCGAGTTCGTCGAGCGTCGTGATTTCGAGGGCATCATAGAGTGCACCGACGGTTTTGGGGCCGACGCCCTCGACGCGCGTGAGCGCCTCCATCTCGACCGGGAGCTTCTCGCGCAGCTCCGCCAGTTCTCCGATCTCGCCGGTCTCGACGTACTCGACGACCTTCGAGGAGATGGCGTCGCCGACGCCGTCGATCTCCTCGACGGCCGCTTCGCCCTCCGCGGCCAGCGCCTCGATCGCCTCGGGGTGCTCGCGGATGTTCTCGGCGGCCCGGCGGTAGACGTTCGGCTTGTACTCGACGCCGTCGGCCTCGAGGAGGTCGGCGAACAGTTCGAGCTGTCGCGCGACCTCGGCGTTTCGGCTCACCGACGCCCGCCTCCCGATCCCCCTGTTCCGCCGCGTCCGCCTCCCGACCCCCGTCCGCCGGCGGGACTGCTACTGACGTCCTCGTGGCCGAGCGCCTGCTTCAGGAAGCGCACCCAGCGCTTCTGGTCGGCGGTCGCCTGTACCGACGACTCCTCTTCGAGATCGACGGGGCGGAGCTGTTCGAGCGCGTTCAGCGCGCGGTCGATGCCGACGATGCTCTCGGCGAGGCGTTCCCCTTTCTCGTAGGAGATCTCTCCGTCCTTGATCTTCCGGAGTCGCTGGCGACGCTCCCGGCGGAGGTTCCGCTTCGCCTCGTCGACGCGGTCGCGCTCGCCCGACGGAATCGTGTCGCGGCGCTTGATCTCGAAGACGAACTCGCGGAGGTCGATCTCCTCGCCCTGCACGTCGATCGCGTCGGGGATCTCGACGCCGACGGTCGCGGCCTCGCGGTTGACGCGCTCCAACAGCTGCTTTCGCTGGAACTCCTTCACGGCTCTTACGTGCCTTTGTCGCGGCGCGTACTTCGCTCCTTCGCCGCGGGCGGTCGAGATCGACGCGTCGCAGACAGCGGCAGACGTTCGCGCGGAGACGAAAGTTCTTATGACTCACGGGGGAATACGACCGATATGGGATTGTTCGACCGGCTGCGCGGGGAAGATCACCCGCGCGTCGCTTTCATCGGTATCGACGGCGTACCCTTCAGTCTCCTCGCCGACAGCTCTGAGCTCTTTCCGAACTTCGCCGCGCTCGCCGAGGAGGGCAGCGCCGGCGCGATCGAGAGCATCGTGCCGCCGGAGTCCTCCGCCTGCTGGCCCTCGCTCACGACTGGCGTGAATCCGGGGGAAACGGGTGTTTATGGCTTTCAAGACCGCGAAAACGGCTCCTACGACACCTACGTCCCGATGGGGCGTGACGTACAGGCGACGCGCCTGTGGGACCGCGTCACCGACGACGGGCGACAGGCCAGCGTGATGAACGTCCCCGTGACGTTCCCGCCGCAGCGCAACGTCCAGCGGATGGTCTCGGGCTTCCTCTCGCCGGGCGTCAAAAAGGCCGCCCACCCCGAGGAGTTCCGCGACGAACTCGATTCGATGAACTACCGCATCGACGTCAACGCCAAACTCGGCCACGACGACGACAAGTCGGACTTCGTCGAGAACGCTCACGAGACGCTCGACCGACGGTACGAGGCCTTTACCTCGGTCCTCGATCGCGACGACTGGGACCTCTTCTTCGGCGTCTTCATGACGACCGACCGGGTGAATCACTTCCTCTTCGAGGACTACGAGCGCGACGGCGAGAACAAGGGGGCCTTCATCGAGTTCTACGAGAAGGTCGACGAGTACGTCGGGAAGATCCGCGAGGCGCTGCCGGAGGACGTGACGCTCGTCGTCGCCTCGGATCACGGGTTCACCTCGCTGGACTATGAGGTCCACTGCAACGCGTGGCTCGAAGAGGCGGGCTGGCTCTCCTACGAGGACGACGACCACGACGAACTCGGCGACATCGCCGACGACGCGCGCGCGTACTCGCTCATTCCCGGCCGGTTCTACATCAACCTCGAAGGCCGCGAGCCGCGGGGGAGCGTCCCCGAGGACGAGTACGAGGCGGTTCGATCGGAACTCAAAGCCGAACTCGAAGCGCTCGAAGGCCCCGACGGTCGAAAGGTCGCAGACCGCGTCGTCGAGAAGGAAGACGCCTTCCGCGGCGACCACGACGACATCGCCCCGGACCTCGTCGTCGTTCCGAACCACGGCTTCGATCTGAAATCCGGGTTCACGGGCCACGAGGACGTGTTCGGGAAGGGTCCCCGAAACGGGATGCACAGCTTCGACAACGCGTCGCTGTTCGTCGACGACCCCGACGTGGAAATCACCGACGCGGACCTCTACGACATCGCGCCGACGGTCCTCGATCTGATGGAAGTCGACTACGCTCGCGCTGAGTTCGACGGTGCGAGTCTGTTGCAGCAGTAAGGACGCACGGACCGCCGACGCGAACGCGGCTACAACAGGTTGTCGAGGTCGTCGTTGGCCCACATATCGCCGGGGTTATCGGGTTTCGCTTCCGCGGCGGTCTCCTCTTCCTGCGCCTCCTTCGCGCGCTGCATAAACGCCTCCAACCGCTCGGAGCGTTCGATTCCGCCGAGGAGGATCAATGTCGCGATCCGATCGCTCGACAGCGGGAAGTCGCCGCCGCGAACCTGCAGGCTCCCCGTCTCCTCTTCGACCCAGCGTCGGGCGCGCTCGACGCCCTTCCGCGGGACGGCGTCCTGTCTGCCGGCGACGACGACGAGCGCGGCGTCGGCGTCGGTCGCGTCCGGCAGGCTCGACCCCGTGAGCAGCGCGCGGCGGGTCGTGCTCATCACGGTGTTGATGTTCTCCTCGGCCTCGGGGGCCGCCTCAGCGGAGGCGTAGCCGAGCGCGGCGATCGAGCCGTTCCGGAGCGTGTTGATGATCTCCGAGGAGTCGACGACGCTCTCGGCGACGCCCTCGACGGACTCGCCGGACGCGAGCAGTAGACCGACCCGCTTTGCGATCTCGCGGTTGATCGAGTCGAACCCCTCGGTGACGCTCTCGCCGGCCGACCGGAACGCGTCGTTGTCGACGAGGAGCAGCGAATCGGACTCGCGCGCGAACGTTTTCAGCGATCGGCCGGCGTTGACTTGGTACATCGATCCCTCGTCGCGCCCCGGGAGGATACCGAGCCCGTAGACCGGGACGTCGTAGATGCGTTTGAGCTCCTTCGCGACGACGGGCGCGCCGCCGCTGCCGGTGCCGCCGCCCAGCCCGGCGACGACGAAGATCGCCTCGGCTTCGGCCGTGATCGACCCGTCGAGCGCGGAGAGCACCTCTTGGATATCTGCCTGCATCACCTCCGCACCGAGTTCGTTGTCGCCGCCGACACCTTGGCCTTTCACGCGGTCTTGGCCGACGAGGACGGTCTCGAAGGGGAGGGAGCTGAGATCTGCCTGCGCGGTGTTGACCGCGACAGCGCCGCGGACGGCACCGAACCCCATCCGCTCGTCGAAATCGACCAGTTCGCGGGCGAGTTTCCCGCCGGCTTGGCCGACACCAATCAGGACGGACTTCATACCCGTATCTCTCCGAGGTGGACCTTCAACCTTGGTGCCTGAGTTTATAAGGGAGAACGGGGCCACTCGCGATATGACGACCGCACCCGAGCGAGACGATCTGCGGGCGTGCGAATCCGACGAATTCGACGCTCACCCGACAAATGCCGGGACGATCGAGGCCGGGACCGGCGATCGGGTCCCCGACACCGACGCGGATGTCGCCTCGCTCGAACGGCGGCTGGCGTCGGTGGAGGCCGAACTCGACGCCGTCCGCGGGCTCCTCGGCGGCGTCGACGCTGTCGACGAGGCGGTCGAGCGGCGCGCGTCGATCGCGCTCGCGAAGGTCGAATCGCTGGAAGAGCGGCTGAAATCGTCGGACGGCGGGCTGGTTCGGGAGCGACTTCCCGAGACGGGCGCGCGCAAGGAGATCTCTCGGTCGAGGACAGCTCACAGCACAGCCACGGCCGACGACGGATCACAGTCGCCCGACGCAAGCGGCGAACGGGAACTCGGCGCTGGGACGGTCGAGCCTCGCCGATCCGACGATGAACGCGAGTCGTTGGCGACGCGCCTTCGCGACGCGTTCCAGTGATCCGGCTGGTCGTCGCCGCCGTGCTGACAGTGGCGACGCTCGCGGCCGCACTGCCCGCTATCGACGACGCGAGGGCGACCGGGACCGACCGGGAACTGGCGGGAACCGTCGACCGGATCGAACGCGCCGGGGCGGCACTGGCCGCGACCGAAGACGCGACGCCGAGGCGGTCACAGGCAGCAGTCCGACGTGTGGCGGTCCGGCTTCCGAAAGCGTCGCTGGCGACCGCGCGACCCGCGTTCGTCGCGATCGGGGGGAAGCCGGATGGAGCGGGGAACCGCTCGCTCGTCGCCTACGGATCGTCCTCGGGGTCGACTCGGCTTCGGGGGCTCTCGCTTCCCGTGCCGGTTCGAACGCCGAACGGTCCCGTCGTCTTCGAGGCGACCGGTCGGCACGCCGTCTCGCTCGCGCTCGTCGTCGACGGCGGCCGGCCGGTGATCGTCGTCACGCGCGGGTGAGTGGTGCGGGATCGACCGTCGATGTTCGCGCCACCCGGTCCAACGGTTTATATACGGAGACGCGGCCACCGGCGCTATGACTTCGATCCGCGACGATGAACCGGCGGCCGGTTCCGACTCGACGCTCGCTGACGTCACTACCGCCATCGACCGGTTCGCTGCGACTCTTGGCCTCGCGACTGACGGCGGCGATCGCAGTGGGCCTGCGGGGGATGCAAAGACCTCAGAAACTGCCGAAGCGTGTCGCTGTCGGCCGTCCTTCGAACATCCCTCGGGAACGGGGATCACGGACCGGCGAGCGCTCATCGTCGACGCGTCGACGTGTCCCGGCGATGGCGATCTGGCGTTGAGCCCCGGCTGTCGGGCGACCGTCGTCGCCGCGCTCGAAGAACGCGACGTCGACGTGGTCCGGACGCGCTCGGACGGCATCGAACGCACGTATGCGGACGCCGCGGTCGGACTGTTGCTCGCCGCCGGTCGATTCGCGGAACGGGCGCGCGCCCACGACGACTCACTGGCCGAGCGCGCACGCGTCGACCCGCTCGGGGCCGCCCACCGAGCGACGGGTCGCGCGGGGGCGCTCTCACGGATCGCAGCGGAGTCGGGGCTCGCGGCGGGTGTCGATCACGTTGCGGGCCGACGCGGTGGATCGGCGGTCGATCCGGAATCGAACCGCTACCGGGAGGCGCTTCGAGCGTTCGTCGGACCGACGGTCGCTCGGGCCCGCGTTTCGACGCGGCCGCCGTCCGCCGCGCTCCGCGAGTCGCGGACGCTCCCGACTGACGCTGAGGTGCGGCGGTACGACACGTGTGACGGCCCGCTGTATCACCTGACGCCGACGGCTCACGACCTCGCTGCCGACGCGACCGCGACGCTCGCTGCGGCGTATCGCGTCCTCGCGAACGGTTCCGTCGCGGGAGGTTCCCGCGCGGCCGGCAGAGCGGTCCGGCGAGTCGCCGACGCCGACGAGCCGATCGAGACGATCGCAGCGGTTCTGGATCGGTACACCCGCGGCCTCGGCGTGTTCGAGCATTTCTTCGCCGACGAGCGCGTCTCCGACGTCGTTGTCTCCGCACCCGTGACGGACGCGCCCGTTCGGGTCGTCGTCGACGGCGAGCGTCGCCCGACGAACGTCCGCCTGACGCCCGACGGAGCCGCGTCGCTCGCATCGCGCTTCCGACGCGAGAGCGGCCGCGCGTTCTCCCGGAGCGCGCCGACCCTCGACGCCTCGGTCGTCGCCGAGACGGGGCGTCGAATCCGCGTCGCGGGCGTGACCGCGCCGGCCAGCGACGGACTGGGGTTCGCGTTCCGCGCCCGCGACGACGACGCGTGGACGCTCCCGCGACTCGTCGGGGCGGGATCACTGCCCGCGGACGCCGCGGCGTTTCTCTCGCTCGCGGTCGCGGGCGGCGCGGCGACGATCGTCGCCGGAACGCGCGGAGCGGGCAAGACGACGCTTCTCGGCGCGCTCCTCTGGGAGCTTCCGGCGACGACGCGGCTCGTGAGCATCGAGGACACGCCGGAGCTTCCGATCGAAGCGCTCCGGGAGCGCGGCCGCGACGTGCAGGCGTTACACACCGACGTCGGCGCGGGAGCAGCCGGGGATTCCGGCGGGGGCAGTACCCGACGGGACGGCGGCAGCGGTCGAAGCGGCTTCTCGCCGACCGACGCGCTGCGGACGGCGCTCAGACTCGGCGACGGCGCGCTCGTCGTCGGCGAGGTCAGAGGCGGCGAGGCGCGGTCGCTGTACGAGGCGATGCGCGTCGGCGCGCACGGGCACGCCGTCCTCGGCACGATCCACGGCGACTCGGCCGCGGCGGTCCGCGAGCGCGTCGTCTCCGACCTCGGCGTGCCGCCCTCCTCGTTCGGGGCGACTGATCTAGTCGTCACCTGCGTGCGCGACGGCGACGAACGATACGTGTCCGCCGTCGAGGGGGTGCGGACGACGGGCGACGAATCGACGTTCGTCCCGCTGTTCCAGCGCCGCGACGGCTCGCTGCAGTCGACGGGGGCCGTCGAACGGGGCGACAGCGCGGTCTTCGAGCGGCTCTGCGGCGACTGCGAGTCCTACAGTGACCTCCTGTCTCGGCTCAATCGGACGGCCGAACGGTTCGACCGCCTCGCGTCGGCGTCGCTGACGACGCCCGAGGCGTGCGACCGGAGCCGTCGCGGAGGGCTGTGATGGCGGGTGCGGCCCGAGTCCGCCGAGCGATTCGCCTCCAGCGGATCGCTCGAACGCTCGCCGAGTGGTACCCGGGCGACGTCGAGCCGACCGACGACCTCCACCGCTCGCTGGCGTTCCTCGGCAGCGACCTCCGCGCCGACACCGTCGTTCGCGCCGGGTACGTCGCCGCCGTCCCCGTCGCCGTGCTCGCGCTCTGCGCGCTCGTCGCGTTGCTCCCAGTGCTCCCGGTCGCGGCGTCGGTGCCCGCGGCGGCGGGAATCGGCCTCGGAGCGACGCACGTCGTCCATCGACTGCCGGTCGCGGCGGCAACGCTCCGCCGGGCCCGCGCGCTCGGCGATGCGCCCAGTCTCGTCGCGCGCGCGGCACTCCGGCTTCGACTCGACTCGACGCCCGAGCGGGCCGCGATATTCGCCGCGCGGACGGGCACGGGACCGCTCGCTCGCAGCCTCGCGGCGCACGCCGAACGGACGCGATCGGGGCCGTCGGCCGGCCTCGACGCCTTCGCCGCGGAGTGGCGCTCGTGGTTCCCGGCGCTCGAACGGTCGATCGCGCTGCTCTCGGCCGCGGTGGAGGCACCGCCGGACGAGCGCGAACAGGCGCTCGAACGGGCCTTAGAGACGGTCCTCGACGGCGCGCGAACGGAGATGGCCGAGTTCGCCGGCGACGTCCGCGGCCCGGCCAGCGGGATCTACGCCTTCGGCGTCCTGCTCCCGCTCGCGCTGGTCGGCGTGCTGCCCGCCGCCCGCGCCGGTGGCGTGACGATTCCCGCCTCGGTCTTCGTCGTCCTCTACGACGTCCTGCTTCCGGTCGGACTCGTCGGCGCGGGCGCGTGGCTACTCCTCCGACGCCCGATCGCGATCGCGCCGCCGCGCGTGACTGCGGCGCACCCGGACGTGCCCTCGGAACCGACGCGCGGCGTCGTCGCGGGCGTTCTCGGCGTCGCATTCGGATTCGTCTGCGGCTCGGCCGTCGCTTCGTGGGCCGCGCCCGTCGCTGCCGTGGGAACCGGGGTCGGCGCGGCGCTCGTCGTTCACTACCGACCGATGGCCGCGGTCCGTCGTGACGTCAGCGCTGTCGAGGCCGGACTGGCAGACGCGACGGCGGTCGTCGGTCGGCGGGTCGGTGCCGGCGAGGCGGTCGAGACGGCGATCGAGTCGGCCGCGGGGGCGACGACCGGGCGGACGAGCGACCTCTTCGAGGCGGCTTCCGGCGTGCAACGTCGGCTGCGAGTCGGCGTCAGAGCGGCGTTTCTGGGCGAACACGGCGCGCTGCGCGATATCCCGAGCCGACGCGCGCGAGCGACGGCGTCGCTCCTCGCGGTCGCCGCGGCGGAGGGTCGGCCCGCCGGCGGAACGCTCGTCCGACTGGCCGATCACCTCACCGAGCTCCGTCGCGTCGAGGAGGAGGCGCGACGAGAGCTCGCGGCGATCACCGGAACGCTGGGTCACACCGCGGCGCTGTTCGCCCCGCTCGTCGGCGGCGCGACCGTGGCGATGGCGACGCAGATGGCGGCGTCGGAGGCGACAACGGGATCGAGCGCGTCGACAGCGGGTGCGAGTGCATCGACCGCAGGTGCATCGACGACGGGAGCGACGACATCGCTCGCCGCGACGGGTGTGCCGGGCGTCGCCACGCTCGATCCGTCGACGCTCGGTGCGGCCGTCGGCGTCTACGTGCTCGCGCTCGCGGCGGTCCTCACCGTCGTCGCGACCGGGCTCGACCGCGGCCTCGACCGCTCGCTCGTGGGGTATCGAACCGGCCTCGCGCTGCTCGCTGCGACCGCGACCTATCTCGTCGCGTATCAGGGTGCGGCGATGCTGTTCTGAGGCGGTCAGAAAACCGTTTCCGATCCCGCGAACCCAGCCGAGCGTTTATATACGGAGACGCGGCCAACGGCGCTATGTTCGACCTGACGCTGGACGCGTGGTACGGCTGGATCGGCCTGTCGCTGGCGGGAGTCGCGCTCGTGGGCGCGGCGACCGGACTCCCGACGG
This DNA window, taken from Halobellus sp. LT62, encodes the following:
- a CDS encoding CPBP family glutamic-type intramembrane protease, with protein sequence MSVNARIRTAVGELSWLQRSLLVGLVLSVLWSTWSVPPSSLTARVVRDVILFFLIPVSLALSHGRRLGFRVDRTAVRDTLLLAAFVLPFYLVGSSLPSIRTYYPMWETTTALGQFLPHTVQQLLVVIAAETYYRGLLCVGVSDEFGFKSVFISPVVYALHHVGKPPIELLLSGPTDVLFGAVDYHSQSLLPSIVAHGLGLTLLDWLILHDPLIPPEDVLAALRWLPIPL
- a CDS encoding alkaline phosphatase family protein; this translates as MGLFDRLRGEDHPRVAFIGIDGVPFSLLADSSELFPNFAALAEEGSAGAIESIVPPESSACWPSLTTGVNPGETGVYGFQDRENGSYDTYVPMGRDVQATRLWDRVTDDGRQASVMNVPVTFPPQRNVQRMVSGFLSPGVKKAAHPEEFRDELDSMNYRIDVNAKLGHDDDKSDFVENAHETLDRRYEAFTSVLDRDDWDLFFGVFMTTDRVNHFLFEDYERDGENKGAFIEFYEKVDEYVGKIREALPEDVTLVVASDHGFTSLDYEVHCNAWLEEAGWLSYEDDDHDELGDIADDARAYSLIPGRFYINLEGREPRGSVPEDEYEAVRSELKAELEALEGPDGRKVADRVVEKEDAFRGDHDDIAPDLVVVPNHGFDLKSGFTGHEDVFGKGPRNGMHSFDNASLFVDDPDVEITDADLYDIAPTVLDLMEVDYARAEFDGASLLQQ
- a CDS encoding Mut7-C RNAse domain-containing protein, coding for MSERLLVDAMCGKLATYLRMCGYDAAYVLDPEDGAGTERTSESASTTESPSDADIAAWAERSGRTLVTRDVDLAARVDDAVLLTSRDVVEQLDALYEAGFDLSLADPPRRCGACNGELGRVDADESLSSGMPDPAETACWRCRDCGQVFWKGSHWDDVRATLAGVRK
- the polX gene encoding DNA polymerase/3'-5' exonuclease PolX, with protein sequence MSRNAEVARQLELFADLLEADGVEYKPNVYRRAAENIREHPEAIEALAAEGEAAVEEIDGVGDAISSKVVEYVETGEIGELAELREKLPVEMEALTRVEGVGPKTVGALYDALEITTLDELEAAAESGQIREVKGFGAKTEENIRENIAFARQARERERLGDALPLGEDALAYLRDVDAVERADVAGSLRRWRDTIGDVDVLVAAESGARVVDAFVEWPAANDVIEAGEHKAGVRVDGIRVDLRVVVPEEFGAALQYFTGSKEHNVELRNLAIGRGLKMNEYGVFDVSEVDEPDADQRIGERVAGETEESMYAALDLPLIPPEIREGTGEIDAAHEGTLPALLEESDVRGDLHTHTDWSDGRASIEEMVEAAAERGYDYYAVTDHATGPGMVGGVGLSDAELREQTDAVDSVREALGETLDADLKLFHGVETNIDAEGGLSTGDDLLADLDVVVASPHAALGQDRETATERLVRAVEHPSVDILGHPTGRLINEREGLDLDIARLVEAAADAGTALEINADPARLDLWGELVRVAVEQGATIAIDTDAHAPGALDYVRYGVHTARRGWCERDDVLNAWDVDDLETFLH
- a CDS encoding DUF5788 family protein, with protein sequence MKEFQRKQLLERVNREAATVGVEIPDAIDVQGEEIDLREFVFEIKRRDTIPSGERDRVDEAKRNLRRERRQRLRKIKDGEISYEKGERLAESIVGIDRALNALEQLRPVDLEEESSVQATADQKRWVRFLKQALGHEDVSSSPAGGRGSGGGRGGTGGSGGGRR
- a CDS encoding DUF5789 family protein, with protein sequence MADEEESAGPVVELGEETPVEGQPLARVAARLTWPHEMSRIIAQEGDSVIRTPSGPQTLSDVLEEVDETYVDSRQTFVSLVKDVVGDEPVATE
- a CDS encoding DUF7139 domain-containing protein; its protein translation is MPSLSEVYRGKQTGASLRRLLFGLGLFLAGGLLVVSGIVVATTDLLYGSDVAALTAKRQLGAVLAGVGIPSVFLGIFAVLPSGRLTKAAAVVGAGVAVVGVALFTYAYPCHWSGSLCADSTPDLTLLTVGIYFLGAMLTFWCLFVGVANFKTRNDPGGTAMVSVTRRHETTYVPVERPRSGFGGIGFFGGTPDGEVETQTGSAGPGPASDGGSDAEVISSPLDDSSATPSNPATPTSPSRSASSTPSEPASPSTRAPSQPSAGPSGNRNFDAADSYCGNCAHFEYVRTESGIEPYCGAHEELMDDMDPCEEWTPRPDR
- a CDS encoding tubulin/FtsZ family protein, encoding MKSVLIGVGQAGGKLARELVDFDERMGFGAVRGAVAVNTAQADLSSLPFETVLVGQDRVKGQGVGGDNELGAEVMQADIQEVLSALDGSITAEAEAIFVVAGLGGGTGSGGAPVVAKELKRIYDVPVYGLGILPGRDEGSMYQVNAGRSLKTFARESDSLLLVDNDAFRSAGESVTEGFDSINREIAKRVGLLLASGESVEGVAESVVDSSEIINTLRNGSIAALGYASAEAAPEAEENINTVMSTTRRALLTGSSLPDATDADAALVVVAGRQDAVPRKGVERARRWVEEETGSLQVRGGDFPLSSDRIATLILLGGIERSERLEAFMQRAKEAQEEETAAEAKPDNPGDMWANDDLDNLL